In Glycine max cultivar Williams 82 chromosome 7, Glycine_max_v4.0, whole genome shotgun sequence, a single window of DNA contains:
- the LOC100798735 gene encoding potassium transporter 5, with product MSVEADSLGMEGDNDTWKETPKNHLMKERTDSLNLEAGRVSMTSTHFSKLDWRTTLSLAFQSIGIVYGDIGTSPLYVFSGIFTNGIHHNEDILGVLSLIIYTIVIIPMIKYVFIVLHANDHGNGGAFALYSLICRHAKVSLIPNQQPEDKKLSHYRLETPSHNLNRAQKLKQKLENSYFARVVLVLVTMLGTSMVIGDGIFTPSISVLSAVSGISTSLGQEVVVGISIAILIALFSLQRFGTDKVGSSFAPILLVWFSFIAGIGIYNLFKHDIGVLRAFNPKYIFDFFKRNGKQGWLSFGGVLLCITGSEAMFADLGHFSVRAIQISFSFVVFPSILIAYIGQAAYLRKFPEKVSNTFYASIPDHLYWPTFVVAVAAAIIASQAMISGAFSVISQAQSLGCFPRVKVVHTSTKHRGQVYIPEVNFMFMIACIVVTAAFKTSEKMTHAYGIAVVCDMLITTILVSLIMLVIWKKSIWVVALFLPVGCIELLYLSSQLTKFTKGGFVPLLLAFFLTIFMGIWHYVQKERYMFELKNKVSSEYVRQLANNANINRIPGIGLLYSELVQGIPPIFPHFIASIPSIHSIVVFVSIKAIPIATVALEERFLFRQEWPREYRIFRCVVRHGYRDVLGDHVVFESQLVQQLKEFIRQESFMVESEGTTTGEQEPIPANEDEMADMQQGFSSTINVTSAQEGKARTSSSSASARVIPDQGAIVVSRASSDSVQPLGVTKGVEEEIKFIEKAMESGVVYMLGEAEVVADPKSSIFNKIVVNYAYSFLRKNFREGDKSMAIPRNKLLKVGMTYEI from the exons ATGTCTGTAGAAGCAGATTCTTTAGGCATGGAAGGAGACAATGACACATGGAAGGAGACACCAAAAAATCATCTCATGAAAGAGAGAACAGACTCTCTCAATCTAGAGGCTGGTAGAGTTTCTATGACTTCAACCCATTTCTccaag TTGGATTGGAGGACTACTCTGAGTTTAGCCTTTCAAAGCATAGGAATTGTGTATGGTGATATTGGCACATCCCCACTTTACGTGTTTTCAGGCATCTTCACCAATGGTATCCATCACAATGAAGACATTCTGGGGGTTTTGTCTCTCATAATCTACACCATTGTGATCATACCCATGATTAAGTATGTCTTCATTGTACTGCATGCTAATGACCATGGCAATG GTGGGGCATTTGCACTCTATTCGTTGATATGTAGGCATGCCAAGGTGAGTTTAATTCCAAATCAACAACCAGAGGACAAGAAGCTTTCACATTACAGACTAGAAACACCATCTCATAATCTGAATAGAGCCCAAAAGTTAAAGCAAAAGCTTGAGAACAGTTATTTTGCTCGTGTTGTGCTTGTACTTGTAACCATGTTGGGGACTTCCATGGTCATAGGAGACGGCATTTTTACTCcatcaatttcag TTCTTTCTGCAGTGAGCGGGATCAGTACCTCCTTAGGTCAAG aagTTGTCGTGGGGATCTCTATAGCAATATTGATCGCCCTTTTTTCTCTGCAACGATTTGGCACTGACAAAGTAGGATCTTCATTTGCTCCAATTCTCTTGGTGTGGTTTTCATTCATTGCCGGAATTGGCATCtacaatttatttaaacatGACATTGGAGTATTACGTGCTTTCaatccaaaatatatatttgactttttcaaaCGGAACGGTAAACAAGGATGGCTATCATTCGGTGGAGTCTTACTATGCATCACAG GGTCTGAGGCAATGTTTGCTGACTTGGGTCACTTTAGTGTGCGAGCCATTCAA ATTAGCTTCTCTTTTGTTGTATTTCCTTCAATACTGATTGCATATATTGGACAAGCTGCATATCTACGAAAGTTCCCTGAGAAAGTGTCTAATACATTCTATGCAAGTATACCTG ACCACTTATATTGGCCAAcatttgttgttgctgttgctgcTGCCATCATAGCCAGTCAAGCAATGATTTCAGGAGCATTTTCTGTTATATCCCAAGCACAAAGTCTGGGTTGTTTCCCAAGAGTTAAGGTTGTGCATACTTCCACTAAGCACAGGGGCCAAGTGTATATTCCTGAGGTCAACTTCATGTTCATGATTGCATGTATTGTAGTCACTGCTGCCTTCAAGACCTCTGAAAAAATGACTCATGCATATG GGATTGCAGTAGTTTGTGATATGCTAATCACAACAATCTTGGTTTCCCTTATAATGCTGGTTATATGGAAGAAAAGTATATGGGTGGTTGCTCTCTTCTTGCCAGTCGGTTGCATTGAGCTTCTTTATTTATCATCACAACTGACTAAATTCACAAAGGGAGGGTTTGTTCCTCTTCTATTAGCTTTCTTCTTGACAATATTCATGGGAATTTGGCACTACGTGCAAAAGGAAAGGTACATGTTTGAACTCAAGAACAAGGTTTCCTCCGAGTATGTGAGACAACTGGCTAACAACGCAAACATAAATCGCATACCCGGAATTGGACTTTTGTATTCTGAGCTTGTACAAGGCATTCCCCCTATATTCCCACACTTCATTGCTAGCATTCCATCCATTCATTCAATTGTGGTATTTGTTTCCATCAAGGCTATTCCTATTGCAACAGTTGCATTGGAAGAGAGGTTTCTGTTTCGACAAGAATGGCCTAGAGAATATAGAATATTTCGTTGTGTTGTGAGGCATGGTTACAGGGATGTGCTTGGGGATCATGTGGTGTTTGAGTCACAGTTAGTGCAACAACTGAAGGAATTTATAAGACAAGAGAGCTTCATGGTTGAGTCTGAGGGAACAACAACTGGTGAACAAGAGCCTATTCCTGCCAACGAGGATGAGATGGCTGACATGCAGCAAGGTTTCAGTTCCACTATTAATGTTACATCAGCTCAAGAAGGAAAAGCTAGGACTAGTAGTTCTTCTGCTAGTGCAAGAGTAATCCCAGATCAAGGTGCTATAGTTGTGTCTCGTGCCTCTTCAgattcagttcaaccacttgGGGTGACTAAGGGAGTTGAAGAGGAGATCAAGTTTATAGAAAAGGCAATGGAGAGTGGTGTGGTGTATATGCTGGGGGAAGCAGAGGTAGTGGCAGACCCAAAATCATCTATCTTCAATAAGATAGTTGTCAACTATGCTTATAGCTTCCTGAGGAAGAACTTTCGCGAGGGGGATAAATCGATGGCAATCCCTCGTAACAAACTTCTCAAAGTTGGAATGACATATGAAATATGA
- the LOC121175155 gene encoding uncharacterized protein: protein MEVARGLSSSLTMEERMGVVVVTTVLVGACDRNRRATTTACSSNKKQLHNCRQLFLPHRWDRHQWAFHHRTNKRSRKPAKKYFNFLYLASPVESGLHLPKASYDEDESPL, encoded by the exons ATGGAAGTAGCGCGCGGATTGTCTTCCTCATTGACGATGGAGGAGAGAATGGGAGTGGTTGTTGTTACGACGGTGCTGGTGGGAGCGTGTGATCGGAATCGGAGAG caacaacaacagcatgCAGCAGCAACAAGAAACAACTTCACAATTGCAGGCAGTTGTTTCTCCCCCACAGGTGGGATCGTCATCAATGGGCGTTTCACCATCGAACCAACAAACGCAGCCGCAAGCcagccaaaaaatattttaa CTTTCTCTATTTGGCATCACCGGTTGAGAGTGGTTTGCATTTGCCAAAGGCATCCTATGATGAAGATGAGTCCCCACTGTAA
- the LOC102666010 gene encoding zinc finger CCCH domain-containing protein 62-like: protein NVLAISKTVALQHFSIVLHLYIAETLNRESFIHQGRPNIYLRSCTKSPPNPTRIPTGTIRKKTPISTCSKKLIASSQTSHLSTRQKRVGRLEKLKVDECKLYPRKNGLRLTGNKDTLIQRIKKHLEILNGGVKKYPPSSFVLNCKELDFPASGPPCGKRIGAGHIVQESYGATKQQHTFPIWEDESQRQKILMEKHSRGSLAREDREARIQEKEKRKKTKENRISKKDSVRNQSHSQITRPQYQPQKTNVPINPEKPEFPSQIQVYLPT from the exons aatgtcTTGGCAATTTCAAAAACCGTGGCATTGCAACACTTTTCTATTGTGCTCCACCTTTACATTGCTGAAACTCTGAACAGAGAGAGTTTCATTCATCAAGGACGACCAAATATTTACCTCCGGAGCTGCACGAAATCACCACCGAATCCGACTCGGATTCCGACTGGGACGATTCGGAAGAAGACCCCGATTTCCACTTGCTCGAAGAAACTCATAGCAAGTTCTCAAACCTCTCACTTAAGCACAAGGCAAAAGCGGG TGGGACGGTTAGAGAAATTGAAAGTGGATGAATGCAAGTTGTATCCGAGGAAGAATGGTCTGAGGCTAACTGGAAACAAGGACACACTTATACAACGCATAAAGAAGCATTTaga GATTTTAAATGGAGGGGTGAAGAAGTAtccaccttcaagctttgtgtTGAATTGTAAAG AATTGGATTTCCCAGCAAGTGGTCCACCTTGTGGCAAAAGGATTGGCGCAGGCCACATAGTGCAAGAAAGTTATGGTGCTACTAAACAACAGCATACATTTCCG ATATGGGAGGATGAATCACAAAGGCAGAAAATATTGATGGAAAAACACTCAAGGGGATCTCTTGCTAGGGAAGATAGAGAAGCAAGGATACaagaaaaggagaagaggaaaaaaactAAGGAAAATAG GATCTCAAAAAAGGATTCAGTAAGGAACCAAAGTCATTCACAAATTACAAGGCCACAATATCAACCTCAAAAAACAAATGTGCCCATTAATCCAGAAAAGCCAGAATTTCCATCTCAAATTCAGGTTTATCTGCCAACATAA
- the LOC100795552 gene encoding 25.3 kDa vesicle transport protein-like, with product MVKLTMIARVTDGLPLAEGLDDGRDLKDAEFYKQQVKALFKNLSRGHYEASRMSVETGPYVFHYIIEGRVCYLTMCDRAYPKKLAFQYLEELRNEFERVNGSQIETAARPYAFIKFDTFMQKTKKLYQDTHTQRNIAKLNDELYEVHQIMTRNVQEVLGVGEQLDQVSQMSSRLSSESRIYADKARDLNRQALIRKWAPVAIVFGVVFVLFWIKNKLW from the exons ATGGTGAAGTTGACTATGATTGCCCGTGTTACTGATGGTCTTCCGCTAGCTGAAGGACTGGATGATGGTCGTGATCTTAAAGATGCAGAATTTTACAAACAACAAGTCAAGGCTTTGTTTAAGAATCTCTCAAGAGGACATTATGAAGCATCAAGGATGTCAGTTGAAACTGGCCCTTATGTTTTTCA TTATATTATAGAAGGACGTGTCTGTTACTTGACAATGTGTGATCGTGCATACCCTAAGAAACTAGCCTTTCAATATCTTGAAGAGCTGAGGAATGAGTTTGAGCGTGTTAATGGGTCTCAAATTGAAACTGCTGCTAGACCTTATGCCTTCATTAAGTTTG atACATTTATGCAGAAGACAAAGAAACTTTACCAGGATACACATACTCAGCGCAATATTGCAAAATTGAATGATGAACTCTATGAAGTTCACCAGATAATGACTCGGAATGTGCAGGAAGTTCTTGGTGTTGGTGAACAGTTGGACC AGGTCAGCCAAATGTCCAGTCGCTTATCATCAGAATCTCGCATATATGCTGATAAGGCTAGAGATTTAAATCGGCAG GCTTTGATTCGGAAGTGGGCCCCTGTTGCTATTGTTTTTGGAGTTGTCTTCGTACTTTTCTGGATCAAAAATAAACTATGGTGA